In Cryptomeria japonica chromosome 10, Sugi_1.0, whole genome shotgun sequence, a genomic segment contains:
- the LOC131027566 gene encoding probable calcium-binding protein CML43 gives MVSHIIRNHIVFYVSLMSLCWESIASLALTCFQKFYCLFAIQIFKTGILSFGSEEGLEFIPDEPCPTSVSIIQEVDTSPETEKMLQNIKKWDLDRIFHILDSNRNGIVSTEDIQGLLQKLGLHFYCDDGLKIMTNFPEHMSFDEFCRVSVSLVEDFECAEGVKQVSEKEELKEAFCVFDKDGDGFITPPELQHALLNLGFREANVLENCEAMIGKFDKNSDGRIDFEEFENIMRMVN, from the coding sequence ATGGTGTCTCATATCATAAGAAACCATATTGTTTTTTATGTATCTCTCATGTCTCTGTGTTGGGAAAGTATTGCATCCTTAGCCCTAACTTGTTTTCAGAAATTCTACTGTCTTTTTGCCATCCAGATCTTCAAAACTGGAATTTTGAGCTTTGGCAGTGAGGAAGGCTTAGAATTCATACCAGATGAGCCGTGCCCAACTTCTGTATCTATAATTCAAGAGGTGGATACTTCTCCTGAGACTGAAAAGATGTTGCAGAACATAAAAAAATGGGATCTTGATAGGATTTTCCATATTTTGGACAGCAATAGGAATGGCATAGTGAGCACAGAGGACATACAAGGTTTGCTACAAAAGCTTGGACTCCATTTCTATTGTGATGATGGTCTGAAAATCATGACAAACTTTCCAGAGCATATGAGCTTCGATGAATTCTGCAGAGTTAGTGTGAGTTTGGTAGAAGATTTTGAATGTGCAGAGGGGGTGAAGCAGGTGTCTGAGAAAGAGGAGTTGAAGGAAGCATTCTGTGTTTTTGACAAAGATGGTGATGGTTTTATCACCCCACCTGAGCTTCAACACGCTTTACTCAATCTGGGTTTCAGAGAAGCGAATGTGTTGGAGAATTGTGAAGCAATGATAGGTAAATTTGACAAAAATTCTGACGGTAGGATAGATTTTGAGGAATTTGAGAACATAATGAGAATGGTAAACTGA